From the genome of bacterium, one region includes:
- a CDS encoding PIN domain-containing protein: MEITALGNLVLVDTSVWIDYFRKKDPSLSQVDNLMEEGRIGTCRLVIAELLQGARGSKEIEIILDIPDTITILYLNILF, from the coding sequence ATGGAGATCACCGCCTTGGGTAACCTTGTGCTGGTAGACACGTCTGTTTGGATTGATTATTTCAGGAAGAAAGATCCCTCCCTTTCCCAGGTCGATAATCTCATGGAAGAGGGACGGATTGGGACCTGCCGTCTGGTTATAGCTGAACTGCTTCAGGGTGCAAGAGGCTCAAAAGAGATTGAGATTATTCTGGATATCCCTGATACAATCACAATTTTGTACTTAAATATCCTATTTTGA
- a CDS encoding DUF2191 domain-containing protein, translating into MKPMKRTTLTVPRDLIDELVKATGAKNKTQAVILAIQDEIKSRKKERIRQMAGHLEFTQDADEIRHGDHRLG; encoded by the coding sequence ATGAAGCCGATGAAGCGGACAACCTTGACGGTTCCCCGTGACCTTATTGATGAGCTGGTCAAGGCAACCGGGGCAAAAAACAAGACTCAGGCAGTCATCCTGGCCATTCAGGATGAGATCAAAAGCCGCAAAAAGGAAAGAATACGGCAAATGGCTGGTCACCTTGAATTCACCCAGGATGCAGATGAAATCCGGCATGGAGATCACCGCCTTGGGTAA